GGAATATGATATACTTGTGAGCTTTGCTAATCTTCATAATTTATCCTTTTTGAAAGATAGTTATGCTTTGAGAGTGAAGAACGGGCAAAGAAGCTTCTGAATAATGCATCATCACTTCTCAAACCTGGTGGCTACTTTTTTGGCATGACTCCTGATTCGTCGACAATATGGTACATTCACTACATGAATTTGTTCTTATGTCCTAAtgtcttctcttttttttttgcctcaAGCTATTATTCAAAATAAATTTTCTTCTAAGCATGGGTGTTCATCCACCAACCAAGCAAAATATGTATTGCTGGCATTTATGGCTTCATTGCAAATAAAGCTTAGTTTACCTTCTCTAATACAAATTTAGTGTGCAATGTGCTTGAGCAAACTCTGTTCTTGTTCTCGCTATTTTGATTGGTATTTTGTTTTCTGTAGGACAAAATATCAAAAGAATGTTGAGGCTTCACATAATAAAGGTCTGAAGACTGTTCCAAATAGCATTCGCTCGGAGAATTATACCATTACCTTTGAAGTTGAGGAAGAAAAGTATGAGCTGGAATTGTTTCGTAAATGCTGAAAGTTTTTGTTATATTGACTTCCTGAGGGGATCGTTTGGTCTATGGTCCAGGTTTCCCTTCTTTGGAAAGAAGTACCAACTCAAATTTGCGAGTGAAGCAGTATCTGAAAATCACTGCCTGGTTCACTTTCCCAGCCTTATGAGGTGATTCTTTCCTCATTTATTTTCAACATTTTGCTGTTTAGCTTTGTCGTCATGAAATCATGATAACCTAGAACCTCTATAAATTCAAGCAAGTTGGGTGATAAGAGTTTTCACAATGCTAGGTTGTGTTGAAACAGATTAGCAAGGGAAGCTGGACTTGAATATGTGGAGATCCAGAATTTAACTGAATTTTATGATGATAACAGGTAGCTATTTCCATGTCAAGACCTATGTTGTTTTCATGGAATTATTGTCTGCTATCTTTAAGCTATTACTCATCATCTGCTGTCCAAAGAAATGTAACGTTGTGACTACAAAAAAAGAAAACGTGGATGCCCGAACTGTATTTAACTTTTGGTTCTGACTGATCCAGAACACAATTTGCTCCAATGCTTGGTGGTTACAGTGCAAGTTTTTTGGATGCTCGTGGAAAGCTTGTTACTCGTTCCTATGATATTTTAGGTAGTGCagaattctttttttttgctgcATTGGATCATAAGGTCCCAGTTTACTCAATGTTTCCACCTGGTTTCTGCAGGCTTTTATTCAACTTTTGTATTCCAGAAGCCTGACCCAGATGCAATACCACCTATTGTAACACCCGACTTGCATGATACTGATAGTTCTCAGGAAGAGGTC
The sequence above is drawn from the Panicum hallii strain FIL2 chromosome 7, PHallii_v3.1, whole genome shotgun sequence genome and encodes:
- the LOC112899827 gene encoding mRNA cap guanine-N7 methyltransferase 2, which produces MNVAVPPPPPPHLRLYEFAKTALIKIFAFPYATVCDLYCDGGVDTDKWCDAQVGHYIGIDASASGVSDARELWENKRKPFTAEFIELDPSDDDFEAQVQEKGIQADIVCCMQHLQLCFESEERAKKLLNNASSLLKPGGYFFGMTPDSSTIWTKYQKNVEASHNKGLKTVPNSIRSENYTITFEVEEEKFPFFGKKYQLKFASEAVSENHCLVHFPSLMRLAREAGLEYVEIQNLTEFYDDNRTQFAPMLGGYSASFLDARGKLVTRSYDILGFYSTFVFQKPDPDAIPPIVTPDLHDTDSSQEEDWLRQQQAADDGRRPHTDVLPLDHEKGILGPGPADMRL